The following proteins are encoded in a genomic region of Magnolia sinica isolate HGM2019 chromosome 1, MsV1, whole genome shotgun sequence:
- the LOC131258245 gene encoding F-box/LRR-repeat protein 25-like — protein MLQQQNIITVQNPDHIINLPDSTVQNPDHISNLPDSILHCILSFLHATDAVKTVLLSKRWAHLYTSTPNLHFQKSRLCKRNDNDFVSFVNQALILYESPTIQEFHLVFYYKGKFYTPIIDDWIRFALWKKARVLHLDLSGDSFSNWGYWKFVGIDPYSLPLDSFNNDSLTELRLNSVNINPPMIVSWKNMERLSLGQTSMADYEMERILNGCPVLEELFLYKCNGISRLDFRGRNAPRDIVLRAFRFG, from the exons ATGCTTCAacaacaaaacatcatcaccGTTCAAAACCCTGACCACATCATCAATCTACCAGATTCCACCGTTCAAAACCCTGACCACATCAGCAATCTACCAGATTCCATCCTTCACTGCATCCTCTCCTTCTTGCATGCCACCGATGCAGTGAAGACGGTCCTTCTATCAAAAAGGTGGGCCCATTTGTATACTTCCACCCCAAATCTACACTTCCAAAAATCCCGTCTCTGCAAACGAAACGACAACGATTTCGTATCCTTCGTCAACCAAGCTTTGATTCTCTACGAAAGCCCTACCATTCAGGAATTCCATCTCGTCTTCTATTATAAAGGTAAGTTTTATACCCCCATCATTGATGACTGGATCCGCTTCGCATTGTGGAAAAAGGCCCGAGTACTCCATCTCGACCTCTCCGGTGATAGTTTTTCAAATTGGGGCTATTGGAAGTTTGTTGGGATTGATCCATACTCATTGCCCCTTGATTCGTTCAATAACGATTCGTTGACAGAGCTGAGGCTCAATTCCGTCAACATCAATCCGCCCATGATTGTTTCTTGGAAAAACATGGAGAGGTTGTCTTTAGGACAGACCAGTATGGCGGATTATGAGATGGAACGGATTTTGAATGGGTGCCCGGTGCTCGAAGAATTGTTTCTTTACAAATGCAATGGTATTAGTCGACTCGATTTCAGGGGTCGGAAT GCACCGCGAGACATCGTTTTAAGAGCCTTCCGCTTTGGTTAA